One Amorphoplanes digitatis genomic window carries:
- a CDS encoding YciI family protein, whose amino-acid sequence MKTYLLSIFQPDGPPPPPELLEPIMRDLAALNQELVDTGAFVFSAGLCPPGTATVVRLAEGEVLLTDGPFTEGKEHLGGFTVITAPDLDAALKWARRLAATTTLPIEVRPLQG is encoded by the coding sequence TTGAAGACGTACCTGCTCAGCATCTTTCAACCCGACGGTCCGCCGCCACCGCCGGAACTACTCGAACCGATCATGCGTGATCTTGCAGCCCTGAACCAGGAACTGGTCGACACCGGCGCGTTCGTGTTTTCCGCGGGGTTGTGCCCGCCGGGCACCGCCACCGTGGTCCGGCTCGCCGAGGGCGAGGTGCTGCTCACCGACGGTCCGTTCACCGAGGGCAAGGAGCACCTCGGCGGCTTCACGGTGATCACCGCGCCCGATCTCGACGCCGCCCTGAAATGGGCGCGGCGGTTGGCGGCGACGACGACCCTGCCGATCGAGGTGCGGCCATTACAGGGCTGA